The following coding sequences are from one Scomber japonicus isolate fScoJap1 chromosome 3, fScoJap1.pri, whole genome shotgun sequence window:
- the LOC128356216 gene encoding sortilin-like: MMSVCCFLALGLFSCALCRDGEKGSKLERLQPDFSSDEQHTLSLNKSEVSKRSAGLNEQTCTGFPGVESTLPNNTHTFAFKVRTMGSLSLAWVGDGSGVLLVLTTFQVPLFMMRFGQSNLYRSEDYGKTFQDVTHLINHTFIQTEFGIAISPDHSGKVILTGDVSEIGGFRLFRSQDFGLTFTPSDLPFEPLIQMLYNPGDCNALLTLSITLDLWLSEDFGTTWRKIHDSVCLVRWGPKNSIYFTTNYNGSCNEKGMLELRKTADYGRSFQTIATRVYSFVLGGRFVFASIMTGTGTERMIHVSVDGGQVWNMAQLPKVNHEQFYSILAANQDMIFMHVDDPEDSGVGTIYVSDDRGTVFSKSLERHLYTTTGSDTDFTAIASLRGVYMTSILTEDGAVETVITFDQGAKWQTLRRPQNSHCDTETSTNRPNRCRLHIHASYSTTMKMNVPMLPLSQPSAVGLILAHGSIGDAESSLLPDVFVSDDGGYSWLLALRGPHHYAILDSGGLLVAVEHTNSPVNQIKFSTDEGQCWHTYNFTSDPFHFSGMDSEPGSRSMNVSLWGYRNDFSKWVVITVDFRKLLTRDCNEGDYVQWLAHSADPSGSNDGCVLGYKETFLRLRKNSVCWNGRDYAVTKQLSPCSCTVDDYHCDFGYYRPMNSSECVEQEKLKTRPLEFCLNGTIEQLQTSGYRKIPGDQCEGGFQPDRRETDLRRMCTSNALHPNSLTETGSTNTAVIVMVVIVILLTSAIAGVWLVKKYVCGGRFLVHRYSVMRENVEANKIEGVDDIDAHYMETGKAQYNEDSDQDLLE; encoded by the exons TTCGCCTTCAAAGTGAGAACCATGGGTTCCCTGTCACTGGCCTGGGTGGGAGATGGATCAGGG GTGTTGCTGGTCTTGACAACATTTCAGGTGCCGTTGTTCATGATGCGTTTCGGCCAGTCTAACCTCTACAGGAG TGAAGACTACGGGAAGACGTTCCAAGACGTGACTCACCTGATCAACCACACCTTCATCCAGACTGAGTTCGGTATCGCTATCAGTCCTGACCACTCCGGCAAA GTCATCCTTACTGGCGATGTGTCGGAAATCGGGGGATTTCGACTGTTTCGCTCGCAGGACTTCGGCCTGACATTTACCCCATCTGATCTGCCGTTTGAGCCCCTCATTCAGATGCTGTACAACCCAGGAGACTGCAACGCACTTCTGACGCTCAGTATCACG TTGGACCTGTGGCTGTCTGAGGACTTTGGCACCACCTGGAGGAAGATCCATGACAGTGTTTGTTTGGTCAGATG GGGTCCAAAAAACAGCATCTACTTTACAACAAACTACAATGGATCGTGCA ATGAAAAGGGAATGCTGGAGTTAAGGAAAACGGCAGACTACGGTAGAAGCTTCCAGACGATCGCAACAAGAGTTTATTCTTTTGTACTGGGAGGGCGCTTTGTTTTCGCTTCCATCATGACTGGCacg ggtACAGAACGTATGATCCATGTGTCAGTGGACGGAGGCCAAGTGTGGAACATGGCTCAGCTTCCTAAAGTCAACCATGAGCAGTTCTACTCCATCCTGGCAGCCAATCAGGACATGATATTCATGCATGTGGACGACCCTGAAG ACTCTGGGGTTGGAACCATCTATGTATCAGATGACAGAGGAACCGTGTTCTCCAAGTCTCTGGAGCGTCACCTCTATACTACCACAGGAAGTGACACTGACTTTACCGCCATTGCTTCCCTCAGGGGCGTCTACATGACCAGCATACTCACAGAGG ATGGTGCTGTGGAGACAGTGATCACCTTTGATCAAGGAGCAAAGTGGCAGACGCTGCGCAGACCACAAAACAGCCATTGTGACACTGAGACCTCAACTAACAGGCCTAATAGA TGTAGACTTCACATCCATGCCTCCTACAGCACCACCATGAAGATGAATGTCCCCATGCTGCCTCTCTCGCAGCCCAGTGCTGTTGGCCTGATTCTTGCCCAtg GCAGTATTGGAGACGCAGAGTCATCTCTCTTGCCTGACGTATTTGTGTCTGATGATGGGGGCTATTCGTGGCTGTTGGCCCTCAGGGGTCCACATCATTATGCTATACTGGACTCTGGAGGCCTGCTGGTGGCTGTGGAGCACACCAACTCACCTGTTAATCAGATTAA GTTTTCCACAGATGAAGGGCAGTGCTGGCATACATATAACTTCACCAGTGACCCCTTTCACTTCAGCGGTATGGACAGTGAGCCCGGCTCGCGCTCCATGAACGTCAGCCTGTGGGGCTACAGGAACGACTTCAGTAAATGGGTGGTGATCACTGTAGACTTCAGGAAGCTCCTCACCAGAGATT GCAATGAAGGGGACTATGTACAGTGGCTTGCTCACTCTGCAGACCCTAGTGGATCTAATGATGGCTGTGTGCTGGGCTATAAAGAGACCTTCTTACGCCTGAGGAAAAACTCTGTCTGCTGGAACGGCAGAGACTATGCTGTCACCAAGCAGCTGTCCCCCTGCTCGTGTACAGTGGATGATTATCACTG tgacTTTGGATACTACCGACCAATGAACAGCTCAGAGTGTGTAGAGCAGGAGAAGTTGAAGACTCGACCTCTGGAGTTCTGTTTAAATGGAACTATCGAACAGCTACAGACCAGTGG CTACCGAAAGATTCCAGGAGACCAGTGTGAGGGTGGTTTCCAGCCAGACAGGAGGGAGACTGACCTGAGGAGGATGTGCACCAGCAATGCCCTTCATCCAAATTCTCTG ACTGAAACTGGTTCAACAAACACAGCTGTCATAGTGATGGTTGTCATAGTGATCCTGCTGACGAGCGCCATAGCAGGCGTTTGGCTTGTGAAGAAATACGTCTGTGGAGGACG GTTCCTTGTGCACCGATACTCTGTCATGAGGGAAAATGTTGAGGCTAATAAAATTGAAGGAGTCGATGATATTGACGCCCACTACATGGAGACAGGAAAAGCACAGTACAATGAAGATTCAGATCAG GACCTCTTAGAATAA